From Rutidosis leptorrhynchoides isolate AG116_Rl617_1_P2 chromosome 3, CSIRO_AGI_Rlap_v1, whole genome shotgun sequence, a single genomic window includes:
- the LOC139902828 gene encoding TMV resistance protein N-like isoform X1, whose amino-acid sequence MASSSTSFVQKCFRYDVFISFRGEDTRKTFVDHLFSALKDKGILTCRDDKEIRQGRKISDELINSIENSKLYIIVFSKNYASSSWCLDELCVFIYFYCTADQTAYPVFYDVEPTEVRKQIGVVGKAFAKHEKAEDAGKWRGALKEAADLAGLELKTTANGHEAEFIKQIVEKISLELPPIWSSADENLIGMKSRVDGVVSSLEIGIDDFRVIGIKGMGGGGKTTLARAVFDQISHTFEGQSFVANVREVSKASGLKSVQKQILSDVSKDQGITVNDVYDGKNKMKRLMPSRRVLVVLDDVDHINQLNELAIEPNSFKPGSRIIVTTRDEDVLNIRRVKITILEVNLLSEEEAVSLFSRYAFGGENPIQGYEKLSEQVVRYADGLPLTIKVLGSFLGGKDNLEWIDALERLKTIPLKETLEKLEISYIGLEDDYKEIFLDVACFLKGWYKDEAIRALESQRFNARIGLRVLEQKSLVTISEDNCLNMHDHIEEMGKNIVRRLHPHEPWKHSRLWNETEIEDILANDQGMEATRGIQLESTEIEPKILMSGLQNMKKLRFLCLNYHYYFDSDISKIGKCGPYLPNSLQYLQWNKFPFECLLSRTFTADNLVRLELRESNIVRLWEDGKRKVINNLRFLNLEGSNLVAFDLEFIPNLETLDLSDCENIVELNIPNGFPKLKFLNLTRTPLRILNLGPIPDLETLIVKGCYDLVELHIPFQCPKLKSIILESEKMMILDLGLISYLKTLSLARCDLAELHMPKECPNLKYMKLSLSNLRNLSLGLTPDLESLIIDGCCDLVELHMPNTYQKLKSIIITCSKLDLNGCGRFESFLFAKMFQLVEMGSFSGEYLVTESKDICPFHPENSWCKFRITRIYKEEPVPMYASQGKVMSISHCVINLESYALSACHLRCMKKLTLEGYIHEAPKDLDHLQCLEELTFSTKEIKNLPDSLCMLKQLKSLCFKSCRLIEKLPDDLGLLECLEELIVTDCVYLRGIPNSICKMERLKYLHLTHCFLVEKLPEEIGVLESLKELNIQGSGINRLPPSIFRLKGLRIVGTKWRLQSYGFTSVKDTTMLESFCYI is encoded by the exons ATGGCATCTTCTTCAACTTCGTTCGTTCAAAAGTGCTTTAGGTATGATGTGTTTATAAGCTTTAGAGGTGAGGATACTCGTAAGACCTTTGTAGATCATCTTTTTTCAGCTCTTAAGGACAAAGGAATTCTGACCTGCAGAGATGATAAGGAGATCAGGCAGGGCAGAAAGATAAGTGATGAGCTCATCAATTCTATAGAAAACTCGAAATTATACATAATTGTTTTCTCTAAGAACTATGCGTCTTCATCTTGGTGCTTGGATGAACTATGCgtctttatttatttttactgTACAGCAGACCAGACCGCTTACCCTGTTTTCTATGACGTGGAACCTACCGAAGTCCGCAAACAGATCGGTGTAGTTGGAAAAGCATTTGCCAAACATGAAAAGGCAGAAGATGCTGGGAAATGGAGAGGAGCTCTGAAAGAAGCAGCTGATCTTGCTGGGTTGGAGTTAAAGACCACCGCTAATGG GCACGAGGCTGAATTTATCAAACAAATTGTTGAAAAGATTTCACTAGAGTTACCTCCCATTTGGTCAAGCGCAGACGAGAATTTAATAGGCATGAAGTCAAGGGTTGACGGAGTTGTATCAAGTTTAGAAATTGGTATCGATGATTTTCGTGTGATAGGGATCAAAGGGATGGGAGGTGGTGGGAAGACAACTTTGGCCAGAGCAGTTTTTGATCAAATATCACATACTTTTGAAGGTCAAAGCTTTGTTGCGAATGTAAGGGAAGTTTCAAAAGCTTCCGGTTTGAAATCTGTGCAGAAACAGATTCTTTCGGATGTGTCAAAAGATCAAGGCATAACCGTAAACGATGTTTATGACGGGAAAAATAAGATGAAAAGATTGATGCCTAGTAGAAGGGTTCTTGTTGTTCTAGATGATGTGGATCACATTAATCAGCTTAATGAGTTAGCAATTGAGCCTAATTCGTTTAAGCCGGGGAGTAGAATTATCGTTACAACAAGAGATGAGGATGTGCTCAACATTCGCAGGGTAAAGATAACCATTCTTGAGGTCAATCTGTTATCGGAAGAGGAAGCAGTTAGTCTTTTCAGTAGGTATGCATTTGGCGGAGAGAATCCAATTCAAGGTTATGAAAAGCTATCAGAACAAGTTGTACGTTATGCAGATGGTCTTCCCCTAACGATCAAGGTTTTGGGCTCGTTTCTCGGTGGTAAAGATAACCTTGAGTGGATAGATGCGTTGGAAAGGCTGAAAACAATTCCATTGAAGGAAACTCTTGAGAAGTTGGAAATAAGCTATATAGGTTTAGAAGATGACTACAAAGAAATATTCCTTGATGTTGCTTGCTTCCTAAAAGGATGGTATAAAGACGAAGCAATCAGAGCACTTGAAAGTCAAAGATTTAATGCTAGAATTGGTTTAAGAGTTCTTGAGCAAAAATCACTCGTAACTATTTCTGAGGATAATTGCTTGAACATGCATGACCATATAGAAGAAATGGGCAAGAATATTGTTCGCCGTTTACACCCTCACGAGCCTTGGAAGCATAGTCGATTGTGGAATGAAACAGAAATTGAAGATATATTGGCCAATGACCAG GGTATGGAAGCAACAAGAGGCATCCAACTTGAATCTACGGAAATTGAACCCAAAATTTTAATGAGCGGTCTTCAAAACATGAAGAAACTTAGATTTCTTTGccttaactatcattattattttgatTCTGATATTAGTAAAATTGGCAAATGTGGTCCATACTTGCCAAACAGTTTACAATATCTGCAATGGAATAAGTTCCCCTTTGAATGCTTGTTATCCAGAACATTTACGGCAGATAATCTTGTTAGACTGGAATTGCGTGAAAGCAATATTGTACGACTTTGGGAAGATGGAAAAAGAAAG GTTATTAACAATCTCAGATTCCTTAACCTCGAAGGGTCAAATTTGGTGGCCTTTGACCTTGAGTTCATTCCGAACCTCGAGACATTAGATCTTTCAGATTGTGAAAATATAGTGGAGCTTAATATTCCCAATGGATTTCCAAAACTCAAATTCCTCAACCTCACGCGCACACCCTTGAGGATTCTTAACCTTGGGCCGATTCCAGATCTTGAAACGTTAATCGTTAAGGGATGTTATGATTTGGTAGAACTTCACATTCCTTTTCAATGCCCAAAGCTCAAATCCATTATCCTTGAATCGGAAAAAATGATGATCCTTGACCTCGGGCTGATTTCATATCTCAAGACATTAAGTCTTGCAAGATGTGATTTGGCAGAACTTCACATGCCCAAAGAATGTCCAAATCTGAAATATATGAAACTTAGCCTTTCCAATTTGAGGAACCTTAGCCTTGGGCTGACTCCGGATCTCGAGTCATTAATTATTGATGGGTGCTGTGATTTGGTAGAACTTCACATGCCCAACACATACCAGAAGCTCAAATCCATTATCATTACATGTTCAAAGTTAGACCTAAACGGTTGTGGGAGGTTTGAATCATTTTTGTTCGCCAAAATGTTCCAGTTAGTTGAGATGGGTTCTTTTTCGGGGGAATATCTCGTAACAGAGTCCAAAGATATATGTCCATTTCATCCCGAAAACAGTTGGTGTAAGTTTCGGATTACACGTATCTATAAAGAAGAGCCAGTTCCGATGTATGCAAGTCAAGGTAAAGTTATGTCTATAAGTCATTGTGTTATCAACCTTGAGAGTTATGCACTAAGCGCTTGTCATTTACGATGTATGAAAAAGCTTACTTTAGAAGGTTATATTCACGAGGCCCCCAAAGATCTTGACCACTTACAATGCTTAGAGGAGTTAACTTTTTCTACAAAAGAAATTAAGAATCTTCCAGATAGCCTTTGTATGTTAAAACAACTGAAATCTCTTTGTTTTAAATCTTGTAGGCTTATCGAGAAGCTGCCTGACGATCTTGGCCTATTAGAATGTTTAGAGGAGCTAATCGTAACAGATTGTGTATATCTACGTGGTATTCCAAACAGTATCTGTAAGATGGAACGTTTAAAATATCTCCATCTCACACATTGTTTTTTAGTTGAGAAACTGCCTGAGGAAATAGGGGTATTAGAAAGTTTGAAAGAGTTGAACATACAAGGTAGTGGCATAAATCGTCTTCCTCCGAGCATCTTTCGGTTAAAAGGTCTGCGTATTGTTGGGACTAAATGGCGGCTTCAGTCTTATGGTTTTACATCTGTAAAAGATACGACTATGCTTGAAAGTTTCTGCTACATATAG
- the LOC139902828 gene encoding TMV resistance protein N-like isoform X2 produces MASSSTSFVQKCFRYDVFISFRGEDTRKTFVDHLFSALKDKGILTCRDDKEIRQGRKISDELINSIENSKLYIIVFSKNYASSSWCLDELCVFIYFYCTADQTAYPVFYDVEPTEVRKQIGVVGKAFAKHEKAEDAGKWRGALKEAADLAGLELKTTANGHEAEFIKQIVEKISLELPPIWSSADENLIGMKSRVDGVVSSLEIGIDDFRVIGIKGMGGGGKTTLARAVFDQISHTFEGQSFVANVREVSKASGLKSVQKQILSDVSKDQGITVNDVYDGKNKMKRLMPSRRVLVVLDDVDHINQLNELAIEPNSFKPGSRIIVTTRDEDVLNIRRVKITILEVNLLSEEEAVSLFSRYAFGGENPIQGYEKLSEQVVRYADGLPLTIKVLGSFLGGKDNLEWIDALERLKTIPLKETLEKLEISYIGLEDDYKEIFLDVACFLKGWYKDEAIRALESQRFNARIGLRVLEQKSLVTISEDNCLNMHDHIEEMGKNIVRRLHPHEPWKHSRLWNETEIEDILANDQGMEATRGIQLESTEIEPKILMSGLQNMKKLRFLCLNYHYYFDSDISKIGKCGPYLPNSLQYLQWNKFPFECLLSRTFTADNLVRLELRESNIVRLWEDGKRKVINNLRFLNLEGSNLVAFDLEFIPNLETLDLSDCENIVELNIPNGFPKLKFLNLTRTPLRILNLGPIPDLETLIVKGCYDLVELHIPFQCPKLKSIILESEKMMILDLGLISYLKTLSLARCDLAELHMPKECPNLKYMKLSLSNLRNLSLGLTPDLESLIIDGCCDLVELHMPNTYQKLKSIIITCSKLDLNGCGRFESFLFAKMFQLVEMGSFSGEYLVTESKDICPFHPENSWCKFRITRIYKEEPVPMYASQGLSRSCLTILAY; encoded by the exons ATGGCATCTTCTTCAACTTCGTTCGTTCAAAAGTGCTTTAGGTATGATGTGTTTATAAGCTTTAGAGGTGAGGATACTCGTAAGACCTTTGTAGATCATCTTTTTTCAGCTCTTAAGGACAAAGGAATTCTGACCTGCAGAGATGATAAGGAGATCAGGCAGGGCAGAAAGATAAGTGATGAGCTCATCAATTCTATAGAAAACTCGAAATTATACATAATTGTTTTCTCTAAGAACTATGCGTCTTCATCTTGGTGCTTGGATGAACTATGCgtctttatttatttttactgTACAGCAGACCAGACCGCTTACCCTGTTTTCTATGACGTGGAACCTACCGAAGTCCGCAAACAGATCGGTGTAGTTGGAAAAGCATTTGCCAAACATGAAAAGGCAGAAGATGCTGGGAAATGGAGAGGAGCTCTGAAAGAAGCAGCTGATCTTGCTGGGTTGGAGTTAAAGACCACCGCTAATGG GCACGAGGCTGAATTTATCAAACAAATTGTTGAAAAGATTTCACTAGAGTTACCTCCCATTTGGTCAAGCGCAGACGAGAATTTAATAGGCATGAAGTCAAGGGTTGACGGAGTTGTATCAAGTTTAGAAATTGGTATCGATGATTTTCGTGTGATAGGGATCAAAGGGATGGGAGGTGGTGGGAAGACAACTTTGGCCAGAGCAGTTTTTGATCAAATATCACATACTTTTGAAGGTCAAAGCTTTGTTGCGAATGTAAGGGAAGTTTCAAAAGCTTCCGGTTTGAAATCTGTGCAGAAACAGATTCTTTCGGATGTGTCAAAAGATCAAGGCATAACCGTAAACGATGTTTATGACGGGAAAAATAAGATGAAAAGATTGATGCCTAGTAGAAGGGTTCTTGTTGTTCTAGATGATGTGGATCACATTAATCAGCTTAATGAGTTAGCAATTGAGCCTAATTCGTTTAAGCCGGGGAGTAGAATTATCGTTACAACAAGAGATGAGGATGTGCTCAACATTCGCAGGGTAAAGATAACCATTCTTGAGGTCAATCTGTTATCGGAAGAGGAAGCAGTTAGTCTTTTCAGTAGGTATGCATTTGGCGGAGAGAATCCAATTCAAGGTTATGAAAAGCTATCAGAACAAGTTGTACGTTATGCAGATGGTCTTCCCCTAACGATCAAGGTTTTGGGCTCGTTTCTCGGTGGTAAAGATAACCTTGAGTGGATAGATGCGTTGGAAAGGCTGAAAACAATTCCATTGAAGGAAACTCTTGAGAAGTTGGAAATAAGCTATATAGGTTTAGAAGATGACTACAAAGAAATATTCCTTGATGTTGCTTGCTTCCTAAAAGGATGGTATAAAGACGAAGCAATCAGAGCACTTGAAAGTCAAAGATTTAATGCTAGAATTGGTTTAAGAGTTCTTGAGCAAAAATCACTCGTAACTATTTCTGAGGATAATTGCTTGAACATGCATGACCATATAGAAGAAATGGGCAAGAATATTGTTCGCCGTTTACACCCTCACGAGCCTTGGAAGCATAGTCGATTGTGGAATGAAACAGAAATTGAAGATATATTGGCCAATGACCAG GGTATGGAAGCAACAAGAGGCATCCAACTTGAATCTACGGAAATTGAACCCAAAATTTTAATGAGCGGTCTTCAAAACATGAAGAAACTTAGATTTCTTTGccttaactatcattattattttgatTCTGATATTAGTAAAATTGGCAAATGTGGTCCATACTTGCCAAACAGTTTACAATATCTGCAATGGAATAAGTTCCCCTTTGAATGCTTGTTATCCAGAACATTTACGGCAGATAATCTTGTTAGACTGGAATTGCGTGAAAGCAATATTGTACGACTTTGGGAAGATGGAAAAAGAAAG GTTATTAACAATCTCAGATTCCTTAACCTCGAAGGGTCAAATTTGGTGGCCTTTGACCTTGAGTTCATTCCGAACCTCGAGACATTAGATCTTTCAGATTGTGAAAATATAGTGGAGCTTAATATTCCCAATGGATTTCCAAAACTCAAATTCCTCAACCTCACGCGCACACCCTTGAGGATTCTTAACCTTGGGCCGATTCCAGATCTTGAAACGTTAATCGTTAAGGGATGTTATGATTTGGTAGAACTTCACATTCCTTTTCAATGCCCAAAGCTCAAATCCATTATCCTTGAATCGGAAAAAATGATGATCCTTGACCTCGGGCTGATTTCATATCTCAAGACATTAAGTCTTGCAAGATGTGATTTGGCAGAACTTCACATGCCCAAAGAATGTCCAAATCTGAAATATATGAAACTTAGCCTTTCCAATTTGAGGAACCTTAGCCTTGGGCTGACTCCGGATCTCGAGTCATTAATTATTGATGGGTGCTGTGATTTGGTAGAACTTCACATGCCCAACACATACCAGAAGCTCAAATCCATTATCATTACATGTTCAAAGTTAGACCTAAACGGTTGTGGGAGGTTTGAATCATTTTTGTTCGCCAAAATGTTCCAGTTAGTTGAGATGGGTTCTTTTTCGGGGGAATATCTCGTAACAGAGTCCAAAGATATATGTCCATTTCATCCCGAAAACAGTTGGTGTAAGTTTCGGATTACACGTATCTATAAAGAAGAGCCAGTTCCGATGTATGCAAGTCAAG GCTTATCGAGAAGCTGCCTGACGATCTTGGCCTATTAG